The following are encoded together in the Magnetospirillum gryphiswaldense MSR-1 v2 genome:
- a CDS encoding chemotaxis protein CheB has translation MTSKSGTNPTAKLTIVGLGASAGGLDALATFFRHLPVDTGMAFVLVSHLDPTHASILSEILQRTTTMPVVEVTDRMTVAANRVHVIPPNRDMTLRQGALHLSLPEQPHGQRLPIDTFFLSLALECGASAIGIVLSGTGSDGTLGLRAITGAGGIGLVQDPASAQYDGMPTSAINAGAATHVVTPELMPDALQAHIRYPNIASEPPPAPATISGMNQILLLLRTGTGHDFSGYKKSTIGRRIERRQTLHGIEDITHYARYLKEHPVEIQALFRELLINVTSFFRDPEAFVTLKKEVLPQILDGKPPDYVVRLWVTGCATGEEAYSIAIILREVMEESGRQLKTQFYATDLDDDAIAIARAGFYPLTIAQDVSPERLGHFFVKEDNGYRVKKEVREMVVFATQNVIKDPPFTKMDLVSCRNLMIYLETEVQNRLIPAFHYALKPGGILFLSPSESIGGHTELFSPLNRKWKFYRTSPSIASARAMLASGLSWTTGTANKPPVDVMSKTKETNIAELTRRALVQSFAPVAVMTDHKGDILYVHGDTSLYLRPPPGQATLNAVEMAHEGLQLELRSALNQAVTQATPTLEREVSFMVGQEVRRVSLGVRPLPTAEPGLGLILISFQEMPAVVASDKPVRRRRAGGSVDRTRIEELERDLTYTRENLQATIEEQQSSNEELKSTNEELQSTNEELQSTNEELETSKEELQSVNEELITVNAELQAKIEQLAGMQNDMKNLLDNINVGTIFLDDRLAIRRFTREAAKVYRLLASDVGRPLSDIKSDLDDEDLLAKAHTVIETLIPYERELRTIGGDWYLTRIQPYRTLDNVIDGVVITFANVSARVAAEMAEQEGHDIAESIVDGVDKPMLVLDDAFAVIFASNLFYRSFKLSPGETRGRLIYSLENGTWDDPALREVLENVLPKQQSFDDFVMSQHKMRLSGRRIVCKSSARPLILLTFEDDTVP, from the coding sequence TTGACGAGCAAATCCGGGACAAACCCCACCGCCAAACTGACCATTGTCGGCCTGGGTGCCTCGGCCGGCGGGTTGGACGCCTTGGCGACTTTCTTTCGTCATCTGCCCGTTGATACCGGCATGGCTTTCGTCCTGGTGTCCCATCTCGACCCCACTCACGCCAGTATCCTAAGCGAAATCCTGCAACGCACCACAACCATGCCGGTGGTCGAGGTCACTGACCGGATGACCGTCGCGGCCAACCGGGTCCATGTCATCCCCCCCAATCGCGACATGACCCTGCGTCAAGGCGCATTGCATCTGAGCCTGCCGGAACAGCCGCACGGCCAGCGCCTGCCCATCGACACTTTTTTTCTGTCGCTGGCCCTGGAATGTGGCGCAAGCGCCATCGGCATCGTTCTGTCGGGCACCGGCTCGGACGGCACCTTGGGTTTGCGCGCCATTACCGGCGCCGGCGGCATCGGCCTGGTACAGGATCCGGCCTCCGCCCAGTATGACGGCATGCCGACCAGCGCCATCAACGCAGGTGCCGCCACCCATGTGGTGACGCCGGAATTGATGCCGGACGCCTTGCAGGCCCACATACGGTACCCGAACATCGCCAGCGAACCACCCCCCGCCCCGGCGACCATCAGCGGCATGAACCAGATATTGCTGTTGTTGCGCACCGGTACCGGCCACGACTTTTCCGGCTACAAGAAAAGCACCATCGGTCGGCGCATCGAACGCCGACAGACCCTGCATGGTATCGAGGACATCACCCATTACGCCCGCTACCTGAAGGAACATCCGGTCGAAATCCAGGCGCTGTTCCGGGAATTGCTGATCAACGTCACCAGCTTTTTCCGCGACCCGGAGGCCTTCGTGACGCTGAAAAAAGAAGTCCTGCCGCAGATTCTGGATGGCAAGCCCCCGGATTACGTGGTCCGCCTGTGGGTCACCGGCTGCGCCACCGGGGAAGAGGCTTATTCCATCGCCATAATCCTGCGCGAGGTCATGGAGGAAAGCGGTCGACAGCTGAAGACCCAATTCTACGCCACCGATCTCGATGATGACGCCATCGCCATCGCCCGCGCCGGTTTCTATCCGCTCACCATCGCCCAAGACGTCTCGCCCGAACGGCTGGGCCATTTCTTCGTCAAGGAGGACAACGGTTATCGGGTGAAAAAGGAAGTCCGCGAGATGGTGGTGTTCGCCACCCAGAATGTCATCAAGGATCCCCCCTTCACCAAGATGGATCTGGTCAGTTGCCGCAACCTGATGATTTATCTGGAAACCGAGGTGCAAAACCGCCTGATCCCGGCCTTCCATTACGCCCTGAAGCCCGGCGGCATCCTGTTCCTGTCCCCGTCCGAGAGTATCGGCGGCCACACCGAGCTATTTTCCCCTCTCAATCGTAAATGGAAGTTCTACCGAACCAGCCCGTCCATCGCCTCGGCCCGCGCCATGCTGGCCAGCGGCCTGTCCTGGACCACCGGCACCGCCAACAAACCACCCGTGGATGTGATGAGTAAAACCAAGGAAACCAATATTGCCGAACTGACCCGACGGGCACTGGTTCAGTCCTTCGCCCCGGTGGCGGTGATGACCGATCACAAGGGCGACATCCTCTATGTCCACGGCGACACCAGCCTCTATTTGCGGCCGCCGCCGGGGCAGGCCACCTTGAACGCGGTGGAAATGGCCCATGAAGGCCTGCAACTGGAATTGCGCAGCGCCCTGAACCAAGCCGTCACCCAAGCAACGCCGACGCTGGAGCGCGAGGTTTCGTTCATGGTCGGCCAGGAAGTCCGCCGGGTCAGCCTGGGGGTCAGGCCATTGCCCACCGCCGAGCCCGGCCTGGGGTTGATCCTCATCAGCTTTCAGGAAATGCCCGCCGTCGTCGCCTCGGATAAGCCGGTGCGGCGCCGGCGCGCCGGCGGCTCGGTCGACCGCACCCGTATCGAGGAACTCGAACGCGACCTGACCTATACCCGGGAAAACCTGCAAGCCACCATCGAGGAACAGCAATCCTCGAACGAAGAACTGAAATCCACCAACGAAGAACTGCAATCCACCAACGAGGAACTGCAATCCACCAACGAGGAACTGGAAACCTCGAAGGAGGAACTGCAATCGGTCAACGAGGAACTGATCACCGTCAACGCCGAATTGCAGGCCAAGATCGAGCAACTGGCCGGCATGCAGAACGACATGAAGAACCTGCTCGACAACATCAATGTCGGCACCATCTTCCTGGATGACCGCCTGGCCATCCGCCGTTTCACCCGCGAGGCGGCCAAGGTCTATCGCCTGCTGGCATCCGATGTCGGACGCCCCTTGAGCGACATCAAATCCGATCTCGACGACGAAGACTTGCTGGCCAAGGCCCATACGGTGATCGAGACCCTGATCCCCTATGAGCGCGAATTGCGCACCATTGGCGGCGACTGGTATCTGACCCGCATCCAGCCTTATCGCACCTTGGACAACGTCATCGACGGCGTGGTCATCACCTTCGCCAATGTCAGCGCCCGCGTCGCCGCCGAAATGGCCGAGCAAGAAGGCCACGACATCGCCGAAAGCATCGTCGACGGCGTCGACAAGCCCATGCTGGTGCTGGACGATGCCTTCGCCGTCATCTTTGCCAGCAACTTGTTTTATCGCAGCTTCAAGCTCTCGCCGGGCGAGACGCGGGGACGGCTGATCTACTCCCTGGAGAATGGCACATGGGATGATCCGGCGCTGCGCGAAGTGCTGGAAAACGTCCTGCCGAAACAGCAAAGCTTCGACGACTTTGTCATGAGCCAGCACAAGATGCGCCTGAGCGGTCGCCGCATCGTCTGCAAGAGCAGCGCCCGCCCCTTGATCCTTTTGACCTTCGAGGATGACACCGTCCCATAA
- a CDS encoding sensor histidine kinase — protein sequence MTIQNPDDDARLMLTGSATSGPVACGLELAAPLTASKGPLSPEHLLHELRVHQAELEMQNEELRRTQQALEESRDRYVDLYEFAPVGYLTLSSTGTIAEINLTGAAMLGVERGNLISRRFTTFVAAAEQDRWHRHLVHALHHPGRQECELTLSHADGTQFSAHLDCLRQERDSVPVLRVALADISIRKQAEAELVRTREILQHTNERLLASNRDLEQFAYVASHDLQEPLRMVVSYSQLLEKKYQHLLDDDAHTFIHFMVDGGMRMQAMILDLLEFSRVDRIGGERELVNSGNAVDEALLSLTQAITEAGAEASHTELPDILYVRHQFIRLMQNLIGNAVKYRHSARPPKVVVSARRDGAAWVFSVTDNGIGIESTYSERIFTIFQRLHTRDKYSGTGIGLAVCKKIVEHHGGRIWVESHPGIGSTFLFTVPDP from the coding sequence TTGACGATCCAAAACCCCGACGACGATGCCCGCCTCATGTTGACCGGGTCTGCCACCTCAGGCCCGGTTGCGTGCGGTTTGGAACTGGCCGCGCCTTTGACGGCAAGCAAAGGGCCGTTGTCGCCCGAACACCTTCTGCATGAACTGCGTGTCCATCAGGCCGAGTTGGAGATGCAAAATGAAGAGCTGCGGCGCACCCAGCAGGCGTTGGAGGAATCGCGGGATCGTTACGTCGATCTTTATGAATTCGCCCCGGTCGGTTATCTGACCTTATCGAGCACCGGCACCATCGCCGAGATCAACCTGACCGGCGCCGCCATGCTGGGGGTCGAGCGCGGCAATCTGATCTCGCGGCGCTTCACCACCTTCGTTGCCGCTGCCGAACAGGATCGCTGGCATCGCCATCTGGTGCATGCCCTCCACCACCCTGGACGGCAGGAATGTGAACTGACGCTGTCACACGCTGACGGTACCCAATTCAGCGCCCACCTCGATTGCCTGCGACAGGAACGCGACAGCGTCCCGGTATTGCGCGTCGCCCTGGCCGACATCAGCATCCGCAAACAGGCGGAAGCCGAATTGGTCAGAACCCGCGAGATATTGCAGCACACCAATGAAAGGTTGCTGGCCTCGAACCGCGACCTCGAGCAATTCGCCTATGTCGCCTCGCACGATCTGCAGGAACCGTTGCGCATGGTGGTCAGCTACAGTCAGTTGCTGGAAAAGAAGTATCAGCATCTGCTCGACGACGATGCCCACACCTTCATCCATTTCATGGTCGATGGCGGCATGAGGATGCAGGCCATGATCCTGGACTTGCTGGAATTCTCACGCGTTGACCGCATAGGGGGCGAGCGGGAATTGGTGAACAGCGGTAACGCGGTGGACGAGGCCCTGCTCAGCTTGACCCAGGCCATCACCGAGGCCGGGGCCGAGGCAAGCCATACCGAATTGCCGGACATCCTCTATGTCCGCCACCAGTTTATCCGCCTGATGCAAAATCTGATCGGCAATGCGGTGAAGTATCGCCACAGCGCCCGCCCCCCCAAAGTCGTCGTCTCCGCCCGCCGCGACGGAGCAGCATGGGTATTTTCCGTCACCGACAACGGCATCGGCATCGAATCCACCTATTCCGAGCGAATCTTCACCATTTTCCAACGTCTGCATACCCGCGACAAGTATAGCGGCACCGGCATCGGCCTTGCCGTATGCAAGAAGATCGTCGAACATCACGGCGGTCGCATTTGGGTGGAATCCCATCCCGGAATCGGCAGCACGTTTTTATTTACCGTACCGGACCCCTGA